AGCCCCCTCTCGTCCGCGGGCCGCCGCCTCAGCCCGCCCCGGCCCGCACCAATCAGCGCGGCCAGCGGCGCTCGGGCCCGCCCACTCCGCCGCAGACAGCCAATCAGACGCGAGGCCGGCGGCGCGCACAGCCGTTGTCATGGCTCCGCTCGCCACTTCCGCCGCCGTCAGTTCCGCGGCGATGGCGGCGCTGCGCGGGCGGGCGCTGCTGGCCCCGCTTGGAGCGCGGCTCAGGGCCAGGCCCCGCGCCCCGCTCCGCTCTGCCGCTTCCAGCCCGCCGCTCTACGATGTGGTGGTGTCGGGCGGGGGCATGGTCGGGAGCGCCATGGCCGCCGTGCTGGGTAAGGCTGTGACCCACTCTCCCGCAGGGTGAGGTAACCGTGTATAGGATCTCAGTGTCCGGGGCCTGCTGAGGGATCCTTGATCCTGCTCTAAAGTTCAGCTGAGGCTGTTTGGTGAGCCGGTCAGTGATGAGCCAAGCCAtatctctgtgtgtgcacagtgtTAATGGGGCCGTTACCTGGAGTTTTATAGACTGTAGTGTTTCTGTCAAATATGCTCATCCTTAAATAGCTGATGGATAATGTCACCCTTAGGTAAAATGCTTTTCTgattatagaatcacagaatgggttggaagggaccttaaatatcacctagttccaactccctgctgtgtgcagggacaccttccatagACCAGGTTACTCCgagccacatccagcctggcctcaaaCACCTCCAGGGTTGGGACATGTACAGCTTCTCTGACATttacagcttctctgagcaacctgttcctgtgtctcgccatcctcacagcaaagaacttctcctaatatctaatctaagtCTACTCTCTTTCACTTTGAATCCAtttccccttgttctgtcactacaTGATCTTGTAAAAGTCCCTTTTTGTCTTTCTTgtgggctcccttcaggtactgtaAGGCCACAATTCAGTCACCCCATAGccatctcttttccaggctgaataaACCCAATTCGTCCAGTCTTTCCttgtaggagaggtgctccattgCTCTAAACATTATTATCTGATCCCAAGTTTCATTCTCTAACCCAGTATTTTAAACACTGGAATACCAAGTTAAAATGGATTTCTGCTTGCTTTGTGTCATTAGAGATCCTGAGAGTAGTGGGTGCTCCTTTATTTACAACATGGATTCAGAAGGGTGCAGTAGTGACAGAAACCTGAAAAAAATAGTGCCCAGAAGATCAAAGATGTGAGCAATAATAAGTGCTTTGCAAGTATAAGGGCTTACCTTGCAAGCTTAAGTTCTGCTTGTATTGTTAAACAAGAGCCCAGTGGATTTGAGATGGCATAAGGATCTCCTCCAGCAGTGGTACCTAAGGCTGACAAGCAGGTTTGGGACCTCTCAGGAGATGAGGTTATTACTGTGCATAATCTAGAGATTATGCCTAGGACACTGCTGTCTCTAGGGCTGCTGTAGTAGTAAACTCTAGATGATGAAGGACACCACTTCTGTCCTCCGTGCCTTCTGCATCTGTGGTGGTTGGGATGCTGCAGGTGTggccagctcagctgcagggttTTTTACACTTTACTTgagtcttctttttcttttcagttcttTTTATGTGGAAGTTTAAAGTCTAAACTGCCTGTGCTATTCCATTGTCAGAATGAGAGGACAGGGAAAATATTAATGTAATTGCTACATATCACAGAAGTTTTATTTTGATCTCTTCTTCTATAAGGAGAATTTATGTTTAAGCTCTGGAAAACATGTTCTGGAGTAAACATGGAGTAAATATTACAGATTTCACTTGATAATACTCCAGtaataaattttcatttaaaaatgacACAAATTTGTACAAAAATGTAAGCTTTATGTAGAAGGGAAATATGTAATCCTTGCTTTAGCTGCAAAAGAGTTGTCCATCTCAGTAACAGGACTGTAGTCATAAAGCTTTAACATACAAAAGTTTACCTGCCTGGTCAAAACCTGTACTGTCTATGTAGTTCTTTATTAAGTGTTGCATCTACTGTGTCTTATTACAAAAACTcaggtgttttgtttttgagATTTTTGGCAGGAGCATTGTAACAAAACATGTATTTGCTTATTTTAGGGCATGACATCCACTTCCATGATAAAAAGATTGCTTTGCTGGAGGCTGGTCCTAGGAAAGAATATGATCACATGCCAGACAGTTACAGCAACAGGGTCAGTTCCATCTCCCCAGGATCAGCTACCCTCCTAAGCAGTAAGTATGATTTTGttgtttgcatttttaacaTTTATATTTGAGCTGGTTTTGTTGAAACAAAAACCCTTTTGACTATGTGTTGCCTTCAACCCAACATCATTAGCATTATTTGCCTTTGTCTCTACATGCTGAGTTGTGGTTATTAAATCCAAACTCTCTTGATAACAAGGATCTGTGTTCTGGTATCTTGGTCTGATTTGTTATCATATAAATATTTGTGACTTTAGGCAGTGAAAGGTTGTAAGGTGCTCTCTACAGCACCTGGAATGTTCTATTCACAAAAGAAGCTTAATGCTTTGTAGTCTGGTAACTCAGTCCTCAATTAATGAGGATTAATTGTCATTTTAAAGAGATATTTGAGCCTTGATTCCTTTTGGAGAAAGAAATCTTCTTTACAATAATGGCTGTGCATTTCTACGTCTGTTTTATTACCCAGTGATGGAACAGTGAGAGCTGTCTGTTAGGTCGGAGGCTCATGGAGAGCTCTTGTTTCTTTCCTGCTGGCTTGTGTTAACAGTAAAACAATGTGATTCTGGAGCTGTGATAGCACCGAGGCAGACCTGGCACTGTCTAGGGAAGGTGCAAGCCAAGCCTGAGCATAGTCAGGGAAGAGTGGAGGAGAGTGTGGAGTGAGCTTCAGTTTAGTTTTGGTTTCAGTGTCCCATGTGAACCTGTATCTCTGTGTATTTCTgtcctttttctgtttcaggTTGTGGTGCCTGGGATCACGTCTGCAGCCTGAGACTCAAACCCTTCCGGCGAATGCAGGTGCCTTAGGGCTGCAGATACACCTTGTGTCTGTCTACTCTGAATTCTCAAAAGTACTTGCATCAATGACACAAAGGTTTTTATTTCTATGGTAAAGGGCAGGTCATACTTATGTTcatttctgtctcttttctGTGGGTAGCAGTCTGCTCAGAAATACCTGTCCTCAGGGCCTTGATGTTACAGGCTGAAAAGTGGATTCCTAGTGGCAGCTGTAGATAGTGAGGCTTGGGTATTAGCCAGGAAATAAAGGTAAAGGGTGTATTggtttggctgggatagagtttCTTCTCTTAATGGTGGCTTGTATGGGACGGTGTTTCAGATTTGTGTTGAAAACTGTtgataacacagggatgttttagcTGTTGCTGAGCAGCACTTAGACAGTGCCAAGGCTTTCTCACACTGTCTTGCCAGTGAGCAGGCTTGGGAgtgcacaagaagctgggagggTACACAGGCTGGACATATGACCCTGGCTGATAATCCATACATACCATATGGTGtcatgctcagcaataaaagctgaggaaaagaaggaaagatggGAAGTCTGGAgggatggtgtttgtcttcccaagtaactATTATGCTTGATGggtccctgctctcctggagatggctaaACACCTGCTTGTCcttgggaagcagtgaattaattccttggaTTGCTTTGCTTGAAcatgtggcttttgcttttcctattAAACTGCATTTACCTCAAGCTATGAGTTTTGTACTTTCATCCTTTCAGTTTTCTTCCCCATCTCAGTGCAGGGGAGAAAGGaagcagctgtgtggggctgagctgcccgCTGGGGTTAACCTACAGCAAGGCTGTAGCATAGCTTCCTATGTCAATTATGTAACAGAAAAGTAGGGATGAAAAACTTGACTTGGAATTACTTTTTGAGCTTAAGCTAAATCATTTAATGAAATTAGTTATGTGGTGCACTTTAGTAGCTGGGAATGAACAGTAATCCAGGATGTTTCGTCTAGTTCTATATTTCTAGATTACCATGTCTTTTTGCTGTTAAGTCCCTGAAATGGACTTCTTTATCACATAGCTTCATgtaatgtattttttcttcGTAGGTGTGGGATGCTTGTTCAGAAGCCATGATCGTTTTTGAGAAAGATGACTTAGATGACATGGGTTACATAGTGGAGAATGATGTCATTATGTCTGCTCTCACAAAACAGTTAGATGCAGTAGCAGGTAGAGAACAACTTCTTCAATGTTTATTTCCTGCAGATAGCTTTCAGTTACTTGCCTTCTATTGTGTGCTAGGTATTGAGAGGGAGAAATTTGTCTAACAAGTAATTCTTGAGAAATGGGCACCTTCTGGAattgggaaggagggagaaatCTGACTTCCAAAGGCTACAGAACAGGAAAGCACTTGGATATGTAGTTCTCCAGAATACTTCAAAATTGGACTTAATTAAAAAATCTGTACCTCCTTGTCCAGAGCAGGCCTTACAGTGACAAGGGGTTGTCCAtatctggttttttggggtgcctTGAGAATTGTAGAGTGAACTCCTAGGGTGCTGTTAAGACACCTGCATGGCCTTGGCTGTTGTAGTgatgtttccttttccttgtccATGTTGTGCTGTGACCATGGTACTCTGTGTTCCCATCAGACCGGGTGGAGGTCTTCTACAGGAGCAAAGCAGTTGGGTACACCTGGCCCCTTCCTTCCCATGGCTGTGACACAAGCCCTTGGGTCCAAGTTGAGTTAGCTGATGGACGCAGACTTCAGACCAAGCTGCTGGTAACTAAGCTCTTTATTTCTGTTGATAAGGCATCATCTCTAACCCAAGTCCTTTCCACTGGTTTGGTTCCAATTCCATGTGTGCCACTCCACCCATGTGGAGTGCTAGAGTGACATGAGTGGCTAGCCCTGTCTATGAGGGTGTGGGACACTGGGCATGGCCTTCTCTCTGCCTGCTGcaaggagatgctgctgaaTTTGAGAAGagcagaaggggccacctcttctggttttggggggatttttttttctgaataagcAGACAATATACAGATGCAGTCTGAGGTTTTTAGAGTGAAATACTAGCTCCTAATGTTTCTAGGAGCTGCTGAAGAAGTTGCTGTGCATCTCTTTGTTTTACAGATTGGTGCAGATGGTCATAACTCTATGGTCCGGAAGGAAGCTGAAATTAAGAACATTGAACATCAGTATGACCAGTCAGCTGTGGTGGCAACTCTCCATTTATCTGAGGTAAAATTCTGCTAAACTAACTCTTCCATAAGCAGTAGAACCTGAGGGTGATCTGGCTTGCTGCCCACTTGCTTCTTTCCACTATAGGCCACAGACAACAATGTAGCATGGCAGCGGTTCCTTCCCACAGGGCCAATTGCGCTTCTTCCGGTAAGGtattagtattttttaaatgtttttaaaaattttcgtAGTCTAGTAACTTTATTTGTGTCCATGCCTTTCTGTGTTGGTTCTGTCTCTTAAGAATTTGCACATCTGCCCTTCACTTTTCATTTATTACGTTTTCCCCTCCTGCCGTTTTATTCTATCCTTGGCGTTTCCCACTTTTAACAAGTTGGGCAGGAA
The Agelaius phoeniceus isolate bAgePho1 chromosome 6, bAgePho1.hap1, whole genome shotgun sequence DNA segment above includes these coding regions:
- the COQ6 gene encoding ubiquinone biosynthesis monooxygenase COQ6, mitochondrial isoform X1, producing MAALRGRALLAPLGARLRARPRAPLRSAASSPPLYDVVVSGGGMVGSAMAAVLGHDIHFHDKKIALLEAGPRKEYDHMPDSYSNRVSSISPGSATLLSSCGAWDHVCSLRLKPFRRMQVWDACSEAMIVFEKDDLDDMGYIVENDVIMSALTKQLDAVADRVEVFYRSKAVGYTWPLPSHGCDTSPWVQVELADGRRLQTKLLIGADGHNSMVRKEAEIKNIEHQYDQSAVVATLHLSEATDNNVAWQRFLPTGPIALLPLSDTASSLVWSTSHDHASELLAMDEESFVDSINSAFWSNINHSDFIDTAGAMFRSAISLLKPSGTAVRQLPPSVAEVEAGSRAMFPLGLGHATEYVRPRVALIGDAAHRVHPLAGQGVNLGFGDIACLAHHLSAAAFNGSDLGSLKHLLKFETERQRHNVSLLAATDVLKRLYSTTLAPLVLLRTWGLQATNALPPVKEQIMAFASK
- the COQ6 gene encoding ubiquinone biosynthesis monooxygenase COQ6, mitochondrial isoform X2 — its product is MAALRGRALLAPLGARLRARPRAPLRSAASSPPLYDVVVSGGGMVGSAMAAVLGHDIHFHDKKIALLEAGPRKEYDHMPDSYSNRVSSISPGSATLLSSCGAWDHVCSLRLKPFRRMQVWDACSEAMIVFEKDDLDDMGYIVENDVIMSALTKQLDAVADRVEVFYRSKAVGYTWPLPSHGCDTSPWVQVELADGRRLQTKLLIGADGHNSMVRKEAEIKNIEHQYDQSAVVATLHLSEATDNNVAWQRFLPTGPIALLPLSDTASSLVWSTSHDHASELLAMDEESFVDSINSAFWSNINHSDFIDTAGAMFRSAISLLKPSGTAVRQLPPSVAEVEAGSRAMFPLGLGHATEYVRPRVALIGRAFCYLPYVLLLTTGEAVR